In one Acetobacteroides hydrogenigenes genomic region, the following are encoded:
- a CDS encoding carbon starvation CstA family protein, translated as MNAMPLVIAALAIFALAYRFYFGFVAARVLTLNDGIATPSGRLYDGQNYFPISKWVLFGHHFAAIAGAGPLVGPVLACQFGFFPGFLWMLVGAVMAGAVHDIVILTASVRNDGKSLVEIVRSQIRKTGSVVTATIATFVIIIIAMAGLGLVVVNALAESSWGTFTIASTIPIAILMGVWMYVFRKGKTVEATVIGVILLSGAVIFGRFIPGSPLESWFTFDRKQLTIILALYGFIASVLPVWLLLSPRDYLSSIMKLFVIGMLAVGIIVVAPDLKMPAFTAFIHGGGPIIKGTLFPYLFITIACGAISGFHALISSGTTPKMVMKESHIRPIAAGSMLAEGVVSILALIAAASLFPLDYFQINLSPEKYQELLPQLHAMGFTGSDFQRLTEGVGENIAGRTGGAVTLAVGMAEIFSRIPGMDRLMSYWYHFAIMFEALFILTTIDAGTRIARFLLQDIMGKAYKPLGKSSSLAGNLIASALVVFFWGYFIYTGSVSTIWPMFGTANQLLATIALAVGTTYIINQGKKKYAWITLVPMTFVGVTTIYAGALNTINLYIPQVLDPATFTSGLINLLLTAVILVSVFVIIADALPIWVRAFRGKAPLLAPVDLPEEAHKQKTEG; from the coding sequence ATGAACGCAATGCCGCTGGTTATTGCCGCCTTGGCCATCTTCGCCCTCGCCTACCGCTTCTACTTCGGATTTGTGGCAGCCCGGGTGCTCACGCTCAACGATGGCATCGCCACCCCGTCGGGCCGCCTCTACGACGGACAAAACTACTTCCCCATATCCAAGTGGGTGCTCTTCGGGCACCACTTCGCCGCCATCGCCGGGGCCGGACCTCTGGTAGGGCCAGTGCTCGCCTGCCAGTTCGGCTTCTTCCCGGGCTTCCTGTGGATGCTCGTGGGCGCCGTGATGGCCGGGGCCGTGCACGACATTGTCATCCTCACCGCATCGGTCCGCAACGACGGGAAATCGCTGGTGGAGATCGTCCGCTCGCAGATTCGCAAGACGGGCAGCGTGGTTACGGCCACCATTGCCACCTTCGTCATCATCATCATCGCCATGGCCGGGCTCGGATTGGTGGTGGTGAACGCCCTCGCCGAGAGCTCGTGGGGCACCTTCACCATCGCCAGCACCATCCCCATCGCCATCCTTATGGGCGTTTGGATGTACGTTTTCCGCAAGGGGAAGACCGTCGAGGCCACCGTCATCGGCGTTATCCTGCTTAGCGGGGCCGTTATCTTCGGACGATTCATCCCCGGCTCCCCCCTCGAGAGCTGGTTCACCTTCGACCGCAAGCAGCTCACCATCATCCTGGCCCTTTACGGCTTCATCGCCTCGGTGCTGCCCGTATGGCTGCTGCTCTCGCCCCGCGACTACCTCAGCTCTATCATGAAGCTCTTCGTTATCGGTATGCTGGCCGTGGGCATCATCGTGGTGGCGCCCGATCTCAAGATGCCCGCCTTCACCGCCTTCATTCACGGTGGTGGCCCAATCATAAAGGGGACGCTCTTCCCCTACCTCTTCATAACGATTGCCTGTGGGGCCATATCGGGCTTCCACGCGCTGATTAGCTCGGGCACCACGCCCAAGATGGTGATGAAGGAGTCGCACATCCGCCCCATTGCCGCCGGGTCGATGCTCGCCGAGGGGGTGGTTAGCATCCTTGCGCTGATTGCCGCCGCCAGCCTCTTTCCGCTCGACTACTTTCAGATCAACCTCTCGCCCGAGAAGTACCAGGAGCTGCTACCCCAGCTGCACGCCATGGGCTTTACGGGCTCCGACTTCCAACGCCTTACCGAGGGCGTGGGCGAGAACATCGCCGGACGCACCGGGGGCGCCGTGACGCTGGCCGTAGGCATGGCCGAAATCTTTTCGAGGATTCCGGGGATGGACCGCCTGATGTCGTACTGGTACCACTTCGCCATCATGTTTGAAGCGCTCTTCATCCTCACCACCATCGACGCCGGCACCCGCATCGCCCGCTTCCTGCTTCAGGACATCATGGGCAAGGCTTACAAGCCTCTTGGCAAGTCGTCGTCGCTTGCGGGTAACCTTATTGCCAGCGCGCTGGTGGTTTTCTTCTGGGGATACTTCATCTACACTGGAAGCGTCTCCACCATCTGGCCGATGTTCGGCACCGCCAACCAGCTGCTCGCCACCATCGCCCTCGCCGTGGGTACCACCTACATCATCAACCAGGGCAAGAAGAAGTACGCCTGGATTACCCTCGTTCCGATGACCTTTGTGGGCGTTACCACCATCTACGCCGGAGCGCTGAACACCATCAACCTCTACATCCCGCAGGTGCTCGATCCCGCCACCTTCACCAGCGGCCTCATCAACCTGCTGCTTACAGCGGTAATCCTTGTCAGCGTATTCGTAATTATTGCTGATGCCCTACCCATCTGGGTTCGCGCCTTTAGGGGTAAGGCTCCGCTACTTGCGCCGGTCGATCTACCCGAGGAGGCTCATAAGCAGAAAACCGAAGGGTAG